The following are encoded together in the Bradyrhizobium genosp. L genome:
- a CDS encoding dienelactone hydrolase family protein codes for MLTALPSAAAVAAPDTVYFPSADGKTELVGYLFRPPAPGPHPAIVLLHGRGGPYSLNVNKDCTLVSRASPSADCNANGLSRRHLMWGQYWADHGYFALLPDSFGPRGKAHGFGRFTHGDADRDDVNEKTVRPLDAEGALAWLRGQQDIVHDRIFLQGWSNGGSTALNVMQRQGKATSGFRAALAFYPGCGPAALLVQTLTSAAPITMLLGSDDEEVSPERCQEVAQRSIAAGSKIDVTLYPGATHDFDDPGRRRQSVPANAAALKDAMVRAIAAVDALKP; via the coding sequence ATGCTGACCGCCTTGCCGAGCGCGGCGGCCGTGGCCGCTCCCGACACCGTGTATTTCCCAAGCGCGGACGGCAAGACCGAGCTCGTCGGCTATCTGTTCAGGCCGCCGGCGCCGGGACCGCATCCCGCGATCGTGCTGCTGCACGGACGTGGCGGCCCCTACTCGCTCAACGTCAACAAGGACTGCACGCTGGTGTCGCGGGCGAGCCCGTCGGCCGACTGCAACGCCAACGGCCTGTCGAGGCGGCACCTGATGTGGGGACAATATTGGGCGGACCACGGCTATTTCGCACTGCTGCCGGACAGTTTTGGGCCGCGCGGCAAGGCCCATGGTTTCGGCCGCTTCACCCACGGCGATGCGGATCGCGACGATGTCAACGAAAAGACGGTGCGGCCGCTCGACGCCGAGGGCGCGCTGGCCTGGCTGCGCGGCCAGCAAGATATCGTCCACGACCGCATCTTCCTGCAGGGCTGGTCGAACGGCGGCAGCACCGCGCTGAACGTGATGCAGCGGCAGGGCAAGGCGACGTCGGGCTTTCGCGCCGCGCTCGCCTTCTATCCGGGCTGCGGACCCGCCGCCCTGCTGGTGCAGACGCTGACCTCCGCCGCCCCGATCACCATGCTGCTCGGCTCCGACGACGAGGAAGTATCGCCCGAGCGCTGCCAGGAGGTCGCGCAACGATCCATCGCTGCCGGCAGCAAGATCGACGTCACGCTTTATCCGGGCGCGACGCATGATTTCGACGATCCAGGGCGCCGAAGGCAGTCCGTCCCCGCCAACGCCGCGGCGCTCAAGGATGCGATGGTCAGGGCCATCGCCGCCGTCGATGCCCTGAAGCCGTAG
- a CDS encoding DMT family transporter, with the protein MQTWLLYLLALGAGISVAVQQVLNGNLRAALNSPAWAGLVSYLGGLVMMVIVLIATREPVPSWKLVSAVPWWAWSGGILGGVFILLMILLLPSLGAATLLALVVAGQMIAGIAMDHFGFFGLPAHPVSPLRLIGIALVIGGVLLIKD; encoded by the coding sequence ATGCAAACCTGGCTTCTTTATCTCCTTGCGCTCGGCGCGGGCATCAGCGTCGCCGTTCAGCAGGTCCTGAACGGCAATCTCAGAGCCGCGCTCAACTCGCCGGCCTGGGCCGGGCTCGTCAGCTATCTCGGCGGGCTCGTGATGATGGTCATCGTGCTGATCGCGACGCGCGAGCCGGTCCCATCCTGGAAGCTGGTGTCGGCCGTGCCTTGGTGGGCCTGGAGCGGCGGCATCCTGGGCGGCGTGTTCATCCTCCTGATGATCCTGCTGCTGCCCTCGCTCGGCGCCGCCACCCTGCTGGCGCTGGTGGTCGCCGGCCAGATGATCGCAGGCATCGCGATGGATCATTTCGGCTTCTTCGGGCTGCCGGCGCATCCGGTGTCGCCGTTACGGCTGATCGGCATCGCCCTCGTGATCGGCGGCGTGCTGCTGATCAAGGACTAG
- a CDS encoding DapH/DapD/GlmU-related protein, with protein sequence MTDSKPRPKLAETVVEPTVKLRDVTIGRCCEILGNTALEYTELGDFSYLASGCIVGDAQIGKFCAIAAQVRIGAPNHPLERPSQHRFTYCPEYYTASAQRDHRFFGDRRADRVVIGNDVWIGHGVIVLPGVTVGDGAVLAAGAVVSRDVAPYTIVGGVPARQIKERFSRTIAAALSEIAWWNWPVEMIWERLPEFQSGDVEAFCARWGFERSVD encoded by the coding sequence ATGACCGATTCAAAGCCACGCCCCAAGCTTGCCGAAACCGTCGTCGAGCCGACGGTGAAACTGCGGGACGTGACGATCGGCCGGTGCTGCGAAATCCTCGGCAACACCGCGCTGGAATACACCGAGCTCGGCGACTTCTCCTACCTCGCCAGCGGCTGCATCGTCGGCGATGCGCAGATCGGCAAATTCTGCGCGATCGCAGCGCAGGTCCGGATTGGCGCGCCGAACCATCCGCTGGAGCGGCCGTCGCAGCACCGCTTCACCTACTGCCCGGAATATTACACGGCCTCTGCTCAGCGAGATCACCGCTTCTTCGGGGACCGGCGCGCCGATCGCGTCGTGATCGGCAACGACGTCTGGATCGGCCATGGCGTCATCGTGCTGCCCGGCGTGACCGTCGGCGACGGCGCCGTGCTCGCCGCCGGCGCGGTGGTCTCGCGGGACGTCGCGCCTTACACGATTGTCGGCGGCGTGCCGGCCCGGCAGATCAAGGAACGCTTCAGCCGCACCATCGCGGCCGCGCTGTCGGAGATCGCCTGGTGGAATTGGCCGGTGGAGATGATCTGGGAACGGCTGCCGGAATTCCAGTCCGGTGACGTCGAGGCCTTTTGCGCGCGCTGGGGGTTCGAACGCAGCGTCGACTAG
- a CDS encoding ABC-F family ATP-binding cassette domain-containing protein gives MIRLDNVSKQLGHQILFIEASAALQKGEKIGLVGPNGAGKTTLFRMISGQEIPDEGQVSVDRGVSIGYFSQDVGEMSGRSAVAEVMDGAGPVSEVAAELRELEAAMADPDKADEMDDIIGRYGEVQHRFEELDGYALDGRAREALSGLGFSQEMMDGDVGKLSGGWKMRVALARILLMRPDVMLLDEPSNHLDLESLIWLEQFLKGYEGALLMTSHDREFINRIINKVVEIDGGQLTSYSGNYEFYEQQRALSDKQQQAQFERQQAMLAKEIKFIERFKARASHAAQVQSRVKKLDKIERVEPPRRRQTVAFEFQPAPRSGEDVASLKNVHKAYGSKRIYDGLDFMIRRRERWCVMGINGAGKSTLLKLIAGSAEPDDGAVTIGGSVKMGYFAQHAMDLLDGERTVFQSLEDAFPQAGQGSLRALAGCFGFSGDDVEKKCRVLSGGEKARLVMAKMLFDPPNFLVLDEPTNHLDLATKEMLINALAEFEGTMLFVSHDRHFLAALSNRVLELTPEGIHQFGGGYTEYVARTGQEAPGLRS, from the coding sequence ATGATCCGTCTCGACAACGTCTCAAAACAACTCGGCCACCAGATCCTGTTCATCGAAGCTTCCGCCGCGCTCCAGAAGGGCGAGAAGATCGGGCTGGTCGGCCCGAACGGCGCCGGCAAGACTACGCTGTTCCGGATGATCTCCGGCCAGGAAATCCCCGACGAGGGCCAGGTCTCGGTCGATCGCGGCGTATCGATCGGGTATTTCAGCCAGGACGTCGGCGAGATGAGTGGCCGCAGCGCGGTTGCCGAGGTGATGGACGGGGCCGGGCCGGTCAGCGAGGTCGCGGCCGAGCTCCGCGAGCTCGAGGCCGCGATGGCCGACCCCGACAAGGCCGACGAGATGGACGACATCATCGGCCGCTATGGCGAGGTGCAGCACCGCTTCGAGGAACTCGACGGCTACGCGCTGGACGGCCGCGCGCGCGAGGCGCTGTCCGGCCTCGGCTTCAGCCAGGAGATGATGGACGGCGACGTCGGCAAGCTCTCGGGCGGCTGGAAGATGCGGGTGGCGCTGGCGCGCATCCTCCTGATGCGGCCCGACGTGATGCTGCTCGACGAGCCGAGCAACCATCTCGATCTCGAGAGCCTGATCTGGCTCGAGCAATTCCTGAAAGGCTATGAGGGCGCGCTGCTGATGACCTCGCACGACCGCGAGTTCATCAACCGCATCATCAACAAGGTGGTCGAGATCGACGGCGGCCAGCTCACTTCCTATTCCGGCAATTACGAGTTCTACGAGCAGCAGCGCGCGCTGAGCGACAAGCAGCAGCAGGCGCAGTTCGAGCGGCAGCAGGCGATGCTCGCCAAGGAGATCAAGTTCATCGAGCGCTTCAAGGCGCGCGCCTCGCATGCAGCCCAGGTGCAGAGCCGGGTCAAGAAGCTCGACAAGATCGAGCGCGTCGAGCCGCCGCGGCGGCGGCAGACGGTGGCGTTCGAATTCCAGCCGGCGCCGCGCTCTGGCGAGGATGTCGCGAGCCTCAAGAACGTCCACAAGGCCTATGGCAGCAAGCGAATCTATGATGGGCTCGATTTCATGATCCGCCGCCGGGAGCGCTGGTGCGTGATGGGCATCAATGGCGCCGGCAAGTCGACGCTGCTGAAGCTGATCGCGGGCTCAGCCGAGCCCGACGACGGCGCGGTCACCATCGGCGGCAGCGTCAAGATGGGCTATTTTGCCCAGCACGCGATGGATCTGCTCGACGGCGAACGCACCGTGTTCCAGTCGCTGGAGGACGCGTTTCCGCAGGCGGGCCAGGGAAGCTTGCGCGCGCTCGCCGGCTGCTTCGGTTTCTCCGGCGACGATGTCGAGAAGAAGTGCCGGGTGCTGTCGGGCGGCGAGAAGGCGCGGCTGGTGATGGCCAAGATGCTGTTCGATCCGCCGAACTTCCTGGTGCTGGACGAGCCGACCAACCATCTCGACCTCGCCACCAAGGAGATGCTGATCAATGCGCTCGCCGAGTTCGAGGGCACCATGCTGTTCGTGTCGCACGACCGGCATTTCCTTGCCGCGCTCTCCAACCGCGTGCTGGAGCTGACGCCGGAGGGCATCCACCAGTTTGGCGGCGGCTACACCGAGTATGTCGCCCGCACCGGCCAGGAAGCACCGGGGTTGCGGAGCTAG